A DNA window from Gillisia sp. Hel1_33_143 contains the following coding sequences:
- the asnB gene encoding asparagine synthase B, with the protein MCGILAIIGRKEEKVESIQALSKRMSHRGPDESDMHITESGAILSHERLAIIDINTGIQPIQGTSKAWMIHNGEIYNYKALKENDLKGHTFRTTSDSEVIVHLYEKYGYSFVDKLDGDFAFVVVDGKDFIAARDPIGVKPLYYGTDEFGAMWFSSEMKVLADQCETFEAFPPGYYYTPDTGFVQYYKPKWYRPERSVEDADLTKLREALITATSKRLMADVPLGVLLSGGLDSSLTSSIAARILAQSGKKLHSFSIGLDSSAPDLIAARKVADFLKTEHHEIHFTVEEGIEIIKKLIWHLETYDVTSIRASTPMYFLSKAITEKGIKVVLSGEGADEIFGGYLYFKNAPSAEEFQKETVRRVKRLSTADCLRADKSTMAHGLEARVPFLDKAFLQTAMEIAPEFKMPSSHGGIEKFILRKAFDTPEQPFLPDEVLWRQKEQFSDGVGYSWIDSLITYASSKVSDVEMETAKSKYPVNTPSTKEAYFYREIFHGYFPQDCAAKSVKRWIPKWQADLDPSGRANTTHIAKADMSKVGQKV; encoded by the coding sequence ATGTGTGGAATATTAGCCATTATTGGAAGAAAAGAAGAAAAAGTAGAAAGTATTCAAGCTCTTTCTAAGAGAATGAGTCACCGTGGACCGGATGAAAGTGATATGCATATTACAGAATCTGGCGCTATTTTAAGTCATGAGCGTCTAGCGATCATAGATATAAATACCGGGATACAACCAATCCAAGGAACTTCAAAAGCTTGGATGATTCATAATGGTGAAATATATAATTACAAGGCACTTAAAGAGAATGATTTGAAAGGGCACACTTTTAGAACTACTAGTGATTCTGAAGTTATTGTCCATCTATACGAAAAGTATGGTTATAGCTTTGTAGATAAGTTAGATGGAGACTTCGCTTTTGTGGTGGTAGATGGAAAAGATTTTATTGCAGCGAGAGATCCAATAGGGGTGAAACCATTGTATTATGGAACAGATGAGTTTGGTGCTATGTGGTTCTCAAGTGAAATGAAAGTTCTTGCAGATCAATGCGAAACTTTTGAAGCCTTTCCTCCGGGATATTACTATACTCCAGATACGGGCTTTGTGCAATATTACAAGCCAAAATGGTACAGACCAGAGAGAAGTGTGGAAGATGCAGATCTTACAAAGCTCAGAGAAGCGTTAATTACTGCAACCAGCAAACGATTAATGGCAGATGTACCTTTGGGAGTATTGTTAAGCGGAGGTCTAGATTCATCGCTAACCTCTTCTATAGCGGCAAGAATTTTAGCGCAAAGCGGAAAAAAATTGCATTCATTTTCTATAGGTTTAGATAGTTCTGCACCAGACCTAATAGCTGCGCGAAAAGTGGCGGATTTCTTAAAAACAGAACATCACGAAATTCATTTTACTGTTGAAGAAGGTATAGAGATCATTAAAAAATTAATATGGCATTTAGAAACGTATGATGTAACTTCAATTCGAGCAAGTACGCCTATGTATTTCCTTTCTAAAGCAATCACCGAAAAGGGAATTAAAGTAGTACTATCTGGTGAAGGTGCAGACGAGATTTTTGGCGGATATCTATACTTTAAAAATGCCCCTTCTGCTGAAGAATTTCAAAAGGAAACTGTAAGAAGAGTAAAAAGGTTGTCTACAGCAGATTGTTTAAGGGCAGATAAATCTACAATGGCTCATGGCTTAGAAGCCAGAGTACCTTTCTTAGATAAAGCATTTTTACAGACCGCTATGGAAATTGCTCCAGAATTTAAGATGCCATCTAGCCATGGAGGCATAGAAAAATTTATTCTTAGAAAAGCATTTGATACGCCAGAACAACCATTTTTACCAGATGAAGTATTGTGGAGACAAAAAGAGCAATTTAGCGATGGAGTTGGATATAGTTGGATAGATAGTTTAATAACATATGCATCTTCTAAAGTGAGTGATGTAGAGATGGAAACTGCCAAGAGTAAATATCCTGTAAATACGCCATCTACTAAAGAAGCATATTTTTACAGAGAGATATTTCATGGCTATTTTCCTCAGGATTGTGCAGCCAAATCTGTTAAAAGATGGATTCCTAAATGGCAAGCAGATTTAGACCCAAGTGGTAGAGCAAATACAACGCATATAGCCAAGGCAGATATGTCTAAAGTAGGGCAGAAAGTGTAG
- the gyrB gene encoding DNA topoisomerase (ATP-hydrolyzing) subunit B translates to MSEEAKKHIYSADSIQALEGMEHVRMRPSMYIGDTGVRGLHHLVYEVVDNSIDEALAGHCDKIKVTIGKDGTVTTEDNGRGIPVDLHKKENVSALQVVMTKIGAGGKFDKDSYKVSGGLHGVGVSCVNALSDELKATVYRDGVIWQQEYERGKPLYPVKSVGETELTGTVVTFRPDPTIFQQTTEFNYDTLASRMRELSYLNKGITIILEDERVTTEDGSVFSEVFHSDEGLKEFIKYLDGNREPIIGDVISMEGEKNDIPVEVAMVYNTSFNENLHSYVNNINTHEGGTHLSGFRRGLTTTLKKYADASGMLDKLKFEIAGDDFREGLTAIISVKVSEPQFEGQTKTKLGNREVTAAVSQAVSEMLENYLEENPGDAKIIVEKVILAAQARHAAKKAREMVQRKTVMSIGGLPGKLSDCSEQDPAKCEVYLVEGDSAGGTAKQGRDRNFQAILPLRGKILNVEKAMTHRVFDNEEIKNIYTALGVTIGTEEDSKALNLSKLRYHKVVIMCDADVDGSHIETLILTFFFRYMKELIENGHIYIATPPLYLVKKGQKKQYAWSEKERDAVAESFNGSVQIQRYKGLGEMNAEQLWDTTMDPAFRKLRQVNIDNSSEADRIFSMLMGDEVPPRREFIEKNAVYANIDI, encoded by the coding sequence ATGAGCGAAGAAGCGAAAAAACACATTTATTCGGCGGATAGTATTCAGGCGCTGGAAGGAATGGAGCATGTACGCATGCGTCCTTCTATGTATATAGGAGATACCGGAGTACGTGGTTTGCACCATTTGGTTTACGAAGTAGTTGATAATTCTATTGATGAGGCCTTAGCGGGTCATTGTGACAAGATAAAAGTTACTATAGGTAAAGATGGAACAGTTACTACCGAAGATAACGGTAGGGGTATTCCGGTAGATCTACATAAAAAAGAAAACGTTTCTGCATTACAAGTTGTAATGACCAAAATTGGTGCGGGAGGTAAGTTTGATAAAGACTCATATAAAGTATCTGGTGGTTTGCACGGGGTAGGTGTGAGTTGTGTAAATGCACTTTCAGATGAATTAAAAGCTACAGTATACCGCGATGGTGTAATATGGCAACAAGAATATGAAAGAGGGAAGCCTCTTTATCCTGTGAAATCTGTTGGAGAAACAGAATTAACTGGAACGGTTGTTACATTTAGACCAGATCCTACAATTTTTCAGCAAACTACAGAATTTAACTATGATACTTTGGCAAGTAGAATGCGTGAGCTTTCCTATTTGAATAAAGGGATCACAATTATTCTTGAAGATGAAAGAGTTACTACTGAAGATGGGTCGGTTTTTTCTGAAGTGTTTCATTCTGATGAAGGGTTAAAGGAATTTATAAAATATCTTGATGGAAACCGTGAGCCTATCATAGGAGATGTAATTTCTATGGAAGGTGAGAAGAATGATATTCCTGTTGAGGTTGCTATGGTGTATAACACTTCTTTCAATGAAAATCTACACTCATATGTAAACAACATTAACACCCATGAAGGAGGAACGCATTTATCTGGATTTAGAAGAGGTTTAACAACCACTTTAAAGAAATATGCAGATGCTTCTGGAATGTTGGATAAATTGAAATTCGAGATCGCTGGAGATGATTTCCGTGAAGGATTAACGGCAATTATTTCGGTAAAGGTATCAGAACCACAATTTGAAGGTCAGACAAAAACTAAATTAGGTAACCGTGAGGTTACCGCAGCAGTATCTCAGGCAGTTTCTGAAATGTTAGAAAACTATTTGGAAGAGAATCCTGGAGATGCTAAGATAATTGTAGAAAAAGTGATCCTTGCCGCTCAGGCACGTCATGCCGCTAAGAAAGCGCGTGAAATGGTGCAGCGTAAAACGGTGATGAGCATTGGAGGTTTACCTGGGAAATTATCAGATTGTTCAGAGCAAGATCCTGCAAAATGCGAAGTGTACCTTGTGGAGGGAGATTCTGCAGGTGGAACTGCAAAGCAAGGAAGAGATAGAAACTTTCAAGCAATTTTGCCTTTAAGAGGTAAGATCTTGAATGTGGAAAAAGCAATGACTCATCGTGTGTTTGATAACGAAGAGATCAAGAATATTTATACTGCTCTTGGTGTAACTATTGGAACAGAAGAAGATAGTAAGGCTTTAAATTTATCTAAGCTGAGGTATCATAAAGTAGTGATAATGTGTGATGCCGACGTGGATGGTAGCCACATTGAGACGCTAATTCTTACATTCTTCTTCAGATACATGAAAGAATTAATAGAAAACGGACATATTTATATTGCAACTCCACCGCTTTATTTGGTTAAAAAAGGTCAGAAAAAGCAATATGCTTGGAGTGAAAAAGAGCGTGATGCGGTAGCAGAAAGCTTTAATGGTAGTGTTCAGATCCAACGATATAAAGGTCTTGGAGAAATGAACGCAGAACAATTATGGGATACCACTATGGATCCTGCTTTTAGAAAACTGCGTCAGGTTAATATAGACAATAGTAGTGAAGCAGATAGGATCTTTTCTATGTTGATGGGGGATGAAGTTCCACCAAGACGAGAATTTATAGAGAAAAATGCAGTCTATGCTAATATAGATATCTAA